In one Chlamydia sp. BM-2023 genomic region, the following are encoded:
- the gatC gene encoding Asp-tRNA(Asn)/Glu-tRNA(Gln) amidotransferase subunit GatC, whose protein sequence is MKQTYVNREEILILAKISALELSEELIQEYETSLNEVIKTMEASISMDVTDVAVEIALSHVINPEDLREDTVTSNFSREEFLVNVPESLGGLVKVPTVIK, encoded by the coding sequence ATGAAACAAACTTATGTGAATAGAGAAGAAATTTTAATTTTAGCAAAAATTTCAGCTTTAGAATTAAGCGAAGAACTTATCCAAGAATACGAAACTTCCTTAAACGAAGTCATTAAAACTATGGAAGCATCCATATCTATGGATGTAACAGATGTAGCGGTTGAGATTGCTCTATCACATGTGATCAATCCTGAAGATTTGCGAGAGGATACTGTTACTTCAAATTTCTCACGTGAGGAGTTTCTTGTTAATGTTCCCGAGTCTTTGGGGGGATTAGTGAAGGTGCCCACAGTAATAAAGTAG
- the gatA gene encoding Asp-tRNA(Asn)/Glu-tRNA(Gln) amidotransferase subunit GatA, producing the protein MYQKSALELRNALVTGESSATAIVEYFYNRIETEDNRIGAFLSLCKERAYEKAATVDEKLARGEPLGKLAGVPIGIKDNIHISGLPTTCASKMLENYIAPFDATVVRHIEDEDGIILGKLNMDEFAMGSTTQYSAFHPTKNPWNLSCVPGGSSGGSAAAVASRFCPIALGSDTGGSIRQPAAFCGVVGFKPSYGAVSRYGLVAFGSSLDQIGPITTVVEDVALAMDVFSGKDVKDATSQKFFSGSFQNALSLEVPSLVGVPKGFLEGLREDIKENFFESLNVLERQGSRIVDVDLDILEHAVSVYYIVASAEATTNLARFDGIRYGYRSPEAHTMEDVYTISRAEGFGREVMRRILLGNYVLSAERQNVYYKKGTAIRTKIIQAFQKAYEVCDVIAMPVCSCPAFPVGEILDPTSLYLQDIYTVAVNLAYLPAIAVPSGFSREGLPLGFQIIGQQGQDQQVCQVGYSFQEHAGIKKLYPKGSKEIVDGGIK; encoded by the coding sequence ATGTATCAAAAGAGTGCCTTAGAGTTAAGAAACGCGTTAGTTACTGGAGAATCTTCAGCAACAGCAATCGTAGAGTATTTTTATAATAGAATAGAAACCGAAGATAATCGCATAGGAGCATTTCTCTCTCTTTGTAAAGAAAGAGCATATGAGAAAGCTGCAACTGTAGATGAAAAATTAGCAAGAGGGGAGCCCTTAGGGAAGCTCGCAGGGGTTCCCATAGGAATAAAAGATAATATCCATATTTCTGGATTACCTACGACTTGCGCTTCTAAAATGTTGGAAAATTACATAGCGCCTTTCGATGCTACGGTAGTGAGACACATAGAAGATGAAGATGGAATTATCTTAGGCAAACTCAACATGGATGAGTTTGCTATGGGATCAACAACTCAGTATTCTGCTTTTCATCCTACAAAGAATCCTTGGAATTTATCTTGTGTTCCTGGGGGATCCTCAGGAGGCTCTGCAGCAGCAGTAGCTTCAAGGTTCTGTCCCATAGCTTTAGGGTCTGATACTGGAGGATCCATACGTCAGCCTGCGGCTTTTTGTGGTGTTGTTGGATTTAAGCCTTCCTACGGTGCGGTATCACGCTATGGTTTGGTAGCTTTTGGTTCTTCATTAGATCAGATAGGCCCTATAACAACAGTTGTTGAAGACGTTGCTCTTGCAATGGATGTCTTTTCTGGAAAGGACGTAAAAGACGCTACTTCTCAGAAATTTTTCTCAGGATCTTTTCAAAATGCTTTATCTTTAGAAGTTCCGAGTTTAGTCGGAGTTCCTAAGGGATTTTTAGAAGGCTTACGAGAGGATATTAAAGAGAACTTCTTTGAATCTTTAAATGTTTTAGAGCGTCAAGGTAGTCGGATTGTAGACGTTGATCTGGATATTTTAGAGCATGCGGTTTCCGTGTATTATATTGTAGCTTCTGCCGAAGCTACAACAAATTTAGCGAGATTTGATGGTATCCGTTATGGATACAGATCTCCGGAAGCGCATACTATGGAAGATGTATATACAATTTCCCGAGCTGAAGGTTTTGGTAGGGAAGTTATGCGTAGAATCCTTTTAGGAAACTACGTTTTATCTGCTGAACGTCAAAACGTTTATTATAAAAAAGGCACAGCAATTCGAACGAAAATTATCCAAGCTTTCCAAAAAGCTTACGAGGTATGCGATGTAATTGCTATGCCGGTATGTTCTTGCCCGGCATTTCCAGTTGGGGAAATCTTAGATCCTACATCTTTATACCTTCAAGACATCTACACAGTTGCTGTGAACCTTGCTTATTTACCTGCTATAGCGGTTCCCTCGGGCTTTTCCCGAGAGGGCTTGCCTTTAGGATTTCAGATAATAGGACAACAAGGACAAGACCAGCAAGTATGTCAGGTGGGTTATAGCTTCCAAGAACATGCAGGAATTAAGAAATTATATCCTAAGGGAAGTAAGGAAATCGTTGATGGGGGAATAAAGTAA
- the gatB gene encoding Asp-tRNA(Asn)/Glu-tRNA(Gln) amidotransferase subunit GatB → MSEVYSDWESVIGLEVHVELNTASKLFSGARNRFGDEPNTNISTVCTGLPGSLPVLNKEAVRKAILFGCAVQGEVALLSRFDRKSYFYPDSPRNFQITQFEHPIVRGGHVKAIVQGEERYFELAQAHIEDDAGMLKHFGEFAGVDYNRAGVPLIEIVSKPCMFCSEDAVAYATALVSLLDYIGISDCNMEEGSVRFDVNISVRPKGSDELRNKVEIKNMNSFAFMAQALEAEKCRQVDEYLSNPSKDPKTVIPGATYRWDPEKKKTILMRLKERAEDYKYFIEPDLPVLQLTEAYIDEIRTTLPELPYDKYHRYLHTYAIAEDIAAILISDKHVANFFEVATTHCKNYRALSNWVTVEFAGRCKNLGKKLAFSGILPESVAQLVNFIDTGVITGKIAKDIADIMMESPSKSPEDILKENPEMLPMTDESALLSIIHEVVGSNPQSIADYKSGKTKALGFLVGQIMKRTQGKAPPNRVNELLMVELEK, encoded by the coding sequence ATGAGCGAAGTTTATTCTGACTGGGAATCCGTCATAGGTCTTGAAGTCCACGTAGAGTTGAATACAGCATCAAAATTATTTAGTGGTGCGCGTAACCGTTTTGGTGATGAGCCTAATACAAATATCTCTACAGTGTGTACGGGATTACCAGGGTCTCTTCCTGTATTAAATAAAGAAGCTGTTCGCAAGGCCATTTTATTTGGCTGTGCTGTTCAGGGTGAGGTGGCCTTACTTAGCCGTTTTGACAGAAAGTCTTATTTTTATCCTGATAGTCCTAGGAATTTTCAAATTACCCAATTTGAGCATCCTATTGTTCGTGGTGGTCACGTAAAAGCAATAGTTCAAGGTGAAGAGCGTTATTTTGAGCTTGCCCAAGCACATATTGAAGATGATGCTGGTATGCTAAAACATTTTGGTGAATTTGCTGGTGTGGACTATAACCGTGCAGGCGTCCCTTTAATAGAGATTGTCTCCAAGCCTTGTATGTTTTGTTCTGAAGATGCTGTTGCTTATGCTACCGCTCTTGTATCCTTGTTAGATTACATTGGGATTTCCGATTGTAATATGGAAGAGGGCTCCGTACGTTTTGACGTAAACATATCGGTACGTCCTAAAGGTAGCGATGAGCTGCGTAATAAAGTAGAAATTAAAAACATGAACTCTTTTGCTTTTATGGCGCAGGCTTTAGAAGCTGAAAAGTGCCGTCAAGTAGACGAATATCTTTCAAATCCTAGTAAGGATCCTAAAACTGTAATTCCTGGAGCGACATATCGCTGGGATCCCGAAAAGAAAAAAACGATATTGATGCGTCTTAAAGAGCGCGCTGAAGATTATAAATATTTTATTGAGCCTGATCTCCCTGTATTGCAACTAACAGAAGCCTACATTGATGAAATACGCACGACGCTTCCTGAGCTTCCCTATGACAAATACCACAGGTATTTGCATACGTATGCCATTGCTGAAGATATCGCTGCTATTTTAATAAGTGATAAGCATGTTGCTAACTTCTTTGAAGTTGCTACGACGCATTGTAAAAATTATAGAGCACTTTCTAATTGGGTGACTGTAGAGTTTGCAGGGCGCTGTAAAAACTTAGGGAAGAAACTTGCGTTTTCGGGGATTCTTCCTGAGAGTGTTGCTCAGCTTGTCAATTTTATTGATACGGGAGTGATAACAGGAAAAATAGCTAAGGATATTGCTGATATCATGATGGAGTCTCCATCGAAGAGCCCAGAAGATATCCTTAAGGAAAACCCTGAAATGTTACCAATGACAGATGAAAGTGCTCTACTTTCTATTATTCATGAGGTTGTTGGCTCTAACCCACAATCTATAGCAGATTATAAAAGCGGAAAGACTAAAGCTTTAGGATTTTTAGTAGGGCAAATTATGAAGCGTACTCAAGGAAAAGCTCCTCCAAATAGGGTAAATGAGCTCTTAATGGTAGAATTGGAAAAGTAA
- a CDS encoding IncV family inclusion membrane protein gives MSNSIDPLGQQPKPISKSQVPAPSGNIGSRIKATSKGFFGRLLSLPDRNPKMRYVFDVTIIAVAVITIVGVLVASQGQGLLLFGLVPGFVIGALGLTMLISDIANTPRAQKIADTITAVLLPFILLGIASALIAAAYFTAGGSALIFANPMFLMGFMTIGLSLISLSKVTFQHFKTQSIINEQKKIIEVSDQALHPEGTPSAEDVKRISFQRKRSLSAEAKRELEDREARVHTRRRRLDATSRGVVGHRALNQVENENPDVFESSSEEDIHFARAESPTSQVDYNPFTSSTPVPEDSHTGGTGPNPGVPFGTPSPVSTISLPNEGGEGRRVGGVSSSRSRDRHDEEHDREEGSHHGDDESSDQEEPAKQQRRTKRKKKKGK, from the coding sequence ATGAGTAATTCTATAGATCCACTAGGTCAGCAACCAAAACCTATTTCTAAGAGTCAGGTGCCAGCACCCTCGGGAAATATCGGCAGTCGTATAAAAGCAACTTCTAAAGGATTCTTCGGAAGGCTCCTATCCCTTCCTGATCGCAATCCGAAAATGCGTTATGTCTTTGACGTTACGATTATTGCCGTTGCTGTTATTACAATTGTCGGTGTTCTTGTTGCTTCTCAAGGACAAGGATTACTCCTATTTGGATTAGTTCCAGGATTTGTTATTGGTGCCTTAGGATTGACAATGCTCATTTCCGATATTGCCAATACCCCAAGAGCACAAAAAATCGCCGATACTATCACTGCTGTTCTTCTACCTTTTATTCTTTTAGGAATCGCTTCTGCTTTAATAGCTGCTGCCTACTTCACAGCAGGAGGAAGCGCTCTAATTTTCGCCAATCCTATGTTCCTGATGGGCTTTATGACCATAGGCCTGTCGTTAATCTCCTTAAGTAAGGTGACTTTCCAGCACTTTAAAACACAGTCAATCATCAATGAGCAAAAGAAGATTATTGAAGTATCCGATCAAGCTCTACATCCTGAAGGCACCCCTTCAGCAGAAGATGTAAAACGGATCTCCTTCCAAAGGAAAAGAAGCCTTTCTGCAGAAGCAAAGAGAGAACTCGAAGACCGAGAAGCCCGCGTTCATACTCGACGCAGACGACTAGACGCTACATCTCGAGGAGTTGTAGGACATCGCGCTTTAAATCAAGTAGAGAATGAAAATCCTGACGTCTTTGAAAGTTCTTCAGAAGAAGATATACATTTCGCGAGAGCTGAATCTCCAACCTCACAAGTAGATTACAATCCCTTTACCTCTTCGACTCCTGTCCCTGAAGACTCACACACAGGGGGGACAGGGCCAAACCCAGGTGTTCCCTTTGGAACCCCCTCTCCAGTATCTACCATCTCCCTACCAAATGAAGGGGGAGAAGGACGAAGAGTAGGAGGCGTGTCATCATCAAGATCTAGAGATCGTCATGATGAAGAACATGATAGAGAAGAGGGAAGCCATCATGGTGATGACGAGTCTTCAGATCAAGAAGAGCCCGCTAAACAACAGCGCCGAACTAAGAGGAAGAAAAAGAAGGGTAAGTAA